AATTCTTTTACCAAGTAATAATAAGGTTTTAAATGATGCTTTAAAACAAGCAGATGTTAAAACTCTTTCAAATATAAAAAATGGTGAAGTTACAGTAGAAGATATTTTAAAAAACTTATTCAATCAAGCTAAAGTTGGAGCAAAAACCAACTCTTCTATTGAAACTTTATTAAAAAACTCAACTGTTTTTAAAGACTTAGGTAGTTTTACTAAAAATGTAGAGAGTTTATTAAAAAATCCAACAAATAACGAAACTATACAAAAATTTAAACCTTTATTGGAAAATTTTCTAAAAAATTTAACAAATCTTGATGAAAAGAGTTTAAAAAGTTCATTAGATAAGTCTGGTATCTTTTTAGAATCAAAAATGTTAGCAGCAGCGGAATCAAAAACTTCTTTGCCTAAAAATCTTGAAAACCTATTAAATCAAATAAAAACTATTTTAAAAGATATTGAATTACCACAAGCAAAAAATATTTCCCAATTAATCGATAAAATCTTGTCTCAAAATAAAAAAGGACAAGAAGCTAATCTTAGTGAAAATGTAAAAGATTTAAAAAACTTAACTCAACAATTAGATAGTATAGGAAAATCTTTACAAAATAAGCAGACAGCTACTTTAGAGCAATTAACAAGTAGTTTAAAAAATATTTCAAATCAAATTCAATTAACTCAATCAAAAATAGATAATAGTTCTGTTAATCAAATTGAAACATTAATTCATAATAAAACAGAAAATCTAGCTAAAACAAAAGAACTTTTACTTAATTTAAAAAGTGAAATTCTACAAAACAATAATATTCCAAATAAACAAGCTTTATTAACTCAAATAGATAATTTACTTCAAAGTAAAGAGTTTACAGCTAAAACAACTAGTACTCTAAATAATAATATTTTACCCCAAGATAAACAGCTTAGTGAAATAGTAAGTAATTTAAAAAATGTACTTTCTTCTTTACAAAATAGGCAAATTGTTTCAGTAGAAAGAATAGAAAATATTTTACAAACTCTATCTTCTCAAATACAAACAAATCAAATAAAAAGTGAAGCTCAAGGCCAAATAAAAGATCTTCTTTTAAATTTAAAAAATGAAATTTTATTGGATAAAAATATTCCAAATAAACAAACAGTTTTAACTCAGCTTGATAACTTATTACAAAACAAAAATTTAGACAGTAGCTCTTTAAAACCTTTAATAAACAATTTAAGTTCAAATCTTGATAGTTTAATTAAAAATTTAAAAACTACAATAGAGCAAATGAATCTAGGAAATACAAATCAAAATAGTTTTGAAAAAATAAATAAAACTCTTGTGAAATTAGAACAGACAATAGAAAACTTTGCCCAACATTTACTAAAAAATGAAAAGCCTCAAAATAGTAGTACAACTCTACAAAATGATATGAAAACTCTATTATTAAAAATGCAAGAAGAATTAGTTAATAATCCGGATTCAAAAGTAGCAGAGAACTCTAAACAAATTGATAAGATTCTTACACAAATCGAGTATCATCAACTCTTATCTTTAGTTTCAAATAGCAATAATGTCTATATTCCTTTTATTTGGGATATTTTAGAAGATGGTTCTATCTCTATGAGAGAAGGAAAAGATGAAAAATTTTATTGTGAGATAAATCTAAATCTAAAAGAGTTTGGAGAGACTAGATTATTATTAGGTCTTTATGATAAAAATAAGTTAGACTTAACTGTTTATGCCTCAAAAGAGCATTTTAAAAAAGCTATTCAAGAAAATATTTATAAATTAAAAAGAGCTTTAAACTCTGTTGAGTTAATTCCTATAAACATTCATATTCTAAATTTTGAAAATGAGAAAAAAGAGGAGATTAAAAAAACAGATATTTATACTCAAAACAGTGATAATATTGGTTTTGGAATCGATATAAAGGTATAAAATGCAAGAAAGAGAGATAAAAAAAGCAGTTGCCTTAGATTATGAAATGGAGATTGATAATGCTCCTAAAATTGTAGCAAAAGGAAAAGGAGAAATTGCTAACAATATTATAAAAATTGCTCAAGATAATGATATTCCCATAAAAAAAGATGAGGACTTAGTAGAACTTCTTTCTGCAATTGATATAGATAAAGAGATTCCCCCTAGTATGTATAAAGCTGTTTCAGAAATTTTTGCTTTTATCTATGATTTAACTACCCTTGAAAGAAAAAAAAGAGAACAAGAAAAAGTAAATGATACAATTTGATATTTATGTAAGTATAGTTTTAATATAATCCCTAAAAAATGAAGAACTGTATGACTGATGAAAATTAATAATTTAGACAACCCTTTTTATATCTTTCTATTTTGTATTTTTGCACTAATTATTAATACAATCTCATCAATCTATTTTTTCCCTATTATGCTTCTTGGTATACTTTTTATAGCTTTTTATATTTGTATGGAAAAAAACTATAACTACACCCTCTTTTTCTTAGGTTTCACTATTTTAATTATTGAGATAAATAGTGGTTTCAAACCCTTTTCAATTATTTTATTATCATTTTTTATTTATGCTTTCATTATTCCTTATGTAAGCAGAGTTTTATCTGTTGATGGAATAAATTTATATGTTTATCTTGTAATTTTTTATTGTGGTTTACTTCTATTGTGGCTTTTAAACAATGATATAAGTTTTCAACTAAATTTCTTTTTATTGATTAATTTAGTACTTGATTTAATAATATTTGGGATATTCATTTGATTAGATTAAAATTAATATTTATTTTTATTTTACTTGTAATAATTACTCTATTAGCAAGGGTATATTTTCTAAGTATTAAATCAAATACTTATTATGAAGAGTTGTCAAAAAGAAATTATATTAAAAAAGTTTATGATGTTCCAAATAGAGGAATAATCAAAGATAGAAATGGAAAAGCACTAGCAATGAATAAGTTAGGATTTTCTATTAATCTAAGACCTCATTTAAGATCATATAAAAATAAAAAGAAATTAGATAAGCTAATTACACTAATAAATAAACATTTTCCTGAGTATGATAAAGAATTCCTTTATAAAGAGTATAAAAAATCTGATTCTCCTTATAAACATGATTTCGTACAAGTAGTTGATTATATCCCTTATGACAAGTTCTTTAAAAAATACACACTTTTTAATTCTTTAGATGATATTCAAATCAAATCTGAGGTAAAAAGGGTTTATCCTTATGAAGAGAATGCTTCACATATAATTGGTTATGTAGGAAAAGCTTCTAAACTTGATATAGAAAGAAATCCTTTTTCAAAGCATAGTGGAATAATAGGTAAAATTGGTCTTGAAAAATATTATAATAATAAATTACAAGGTGAATTAGGTTTTAAAAATATTAAAGTAAATGCTTTAAATAAAGAGCTAGAAGTACTTGAAGAGAAAAAACCTTCAAGTGATAATGACTTAACAATCTCAATTGATATTGAACTACAAAAATATATTCAAGATAATTTTCCAGGAAAAGGTGGAGCTGTTATAGTTATGGATGCACAAACAGGAGAGTTATTAACAGCTGGTTCTTTCCCAGAGTTTGATAATAATATCTTTGTTGATGGTATTTCTACTGATGAGTGGGATAAAATGAGAAATGATTTTAACCACCCTTTTACAAATAAACTTATTAATGGAAAATATCCTCCTGGTTCTGTAATTAAAATGGGGGTTGCTTTAGCATTTTTAGAAAATGGTATTAAGCCTAGTTATACTGTATTTGATACAGGAGCTATTACTTTAGGAAAAAGAAACTTTAGATGTTGGAAAACTACTGGTCATGGAAAAGTTGGCTTTATAAAAGCTATTAGAGAGAGTTGTGATGACTTTTTTTATAAAGGTAGTTTAAAAATTGGAATAAACAATATTTCAGAAACCTTAGCAAAATATGGTATAGGTGTAAAAACTGGTATTGATTTAGATAATGAACACTATGGAACAAATCCAAATAAAGAGTGGAAACAAAAAAGACATAATCTTCCTTGGTATGTAGGAGAAACCGTTATTACTTCAATTGGACAAGGAGAGATGTTAACTACACCTATGCAGATTGCTAGATATACAGCCTTTTTAGCTAGTGGAAAACTTCCTACTCCACATTTTGCAAAAGATAGTTATGTAGAACCAGTTGAAATTCCCTATGATAAAAAACATTTAGAACTTATAAGAAAAGGTATGTATGAAGTAAATAACCACAAAAATGGTACTTTATATAGATATTCAAGAAATAGTATTGTAACTATGGCTGGTAAAACAGGAACTGCACAAGTTGTTGCTATCCCTCAATCAGAAAAGAAAAGAATGAAAGAGAGTGAACTAGAGTATTATCATAGATCTCATGCTTGGATTACAGCTTATGGACCATATAAAGCAGATAAAAAATATGTTGTTACTGTTATTGTTGAGCATGGTGGACATGGTGGAAGTGCGGCAGGTCTTTTAGTTAAAAATATTTATAAAAAACTTTATGAGTTTGGTTATATAAAAGACCCGAACTAACACTTTTGAGATTTAATAACTTTTTAGATATAGTAATTTCTTATTTTACTTGAGGACGATATTTGAAACTAATCATTAGTTTATTCATTTTTTCTATTTCACTTTTTGCTCAAGAAGCAACTCCCCCTGTGATAAACCTATCTATTGCAGCACTTGAAGAACCAGCACAATTTGTAAAAACAATTAATATTGCAATTATTTTAACGCTACTTGTTCTAGCTCCAACTCTTATTTTAATGGTTACTAGTTTTACAAGGCTTATTATTGTATTTTCATTACTTAGACAAGCACTTGGATTACAGCAAACACCACCAAATCAAATTATTATCTCATTATCACTTATTTTAACTATTTTTATTATGGAACCTTATTTTAAAAAATCTTGGGATGATGCTATAAAACCATATATGGATGAAAAAATTGGTTATGAAGTAGCTTTTGAAAAAGGGGTTAAACCCTTTAAAGAGTTTATGATTAAAAATACTAGAGAGAAAGATTTAGCACTATTTTATAGAATAAAAAAAGAAGAAAATCCTAAGAATATTGATGATGTACCTTTAACACTTCTAATGCCTGCATTTATTGTAAGTGAACTTAAAACTGCATTTGAAATTGGTTTCTTAATTTTCTTACCATTTTTAGTAATTGATATTATTGTAGCTTCTATTTTAATGTCTTTAGGGATGATGATGCTTCCACCAGTAATGATCTCCTTACCTATAAAAATTATCTTCTTTATTGTAATTGATGGATGGTCATTAATTATTGGAAATCTAGCCCAATCCTTTAAATGATAAATCAAACTACAGAATATGGAAGTTCAATAAAAAACTTTGCTCCATTCTCTGTATTTTGGGCATATATTTTACCTTTTAAACTCTCAGTTACTATCTTATAGCTCATATGTAAACCTAATCCTGTTCCTTGAGATTTATGTTTAGTAGTAAAGTAAGGTTCAAAAATTTTTGGCATTATCTCTTCTTTTATTCCTTTAGCATTATCTTCAATTGTTATAACAAAAATACTCTCTTCTTTTTTTAACTCTATTTCTATCCAAGGATTTTCTATTTTTTGCTCTTTTAAAGCATCTTTTGCATTATTTATAATATTAATTAAAACCTGATCTAACTCACCAATAATAGTTACAACTTTAAAAGGTGTTTCCTCTATTTTATTTATTAATTTTATATGTCTATTGCGTAAAGAGTCTTTTACAATATCTAATACTAAATTTATTCTATCTTGTAAAATAACCTCTCTTAACTCTTTTTTCTCTCTTAAAAAATTTCTAAAAGTTTCAATAGTATTAGAGAGATATTTAGTAGTCTCTACAATTTTATCCATATCTTTTGAGATTTCTTCATATGAAGGGGGAACATTTAAACTAATATTCAAACCTATTCCAGAAGAAATTGTAGAAATAGTACTTAAAGGTTGTCGCCACTGATGTGCAATATTCTCTATCATTTCTCCCATTTGAGCTTGTTTTGTTTGGGCTTCTAATTGTTTAATATGAGTAATATCAATTACACTTAAGATCATAATTTTTTTTGATTTAAATTCAACCTCTTTAATCAAAGCATTAAACTTTGTGCCATCAGCTCTTTTTGCTAAAATTTCAAAAGGTTCTTTTGTTTTCTCTTTTAGTTTTTGACCTACTAACTCTTTTGATTCTTTTGAAATAAAATTAAAGAAATATGCCTTATTTATCTCCTCTTTACTTTTATATTTAAAAATATCAATTGCACTTTTATTTGCAGTTATTACACTATAATCTCTAAAAATTAAAATAGCTTCCATTGTTGAATCAATTAACTCTGAAAATTCATTTATTGCTTTTTTCATTAGATACTGTTTATAAATAAAAAATAGAAGTACTAGTAAAAAAATAAAAAATATTTTCCAAAGTAAACTATAATTTATTCCTTTTTCATACTTAATAGAAATCCATTTATTTAAAATAGCTTGTTTTTGCTCTGAATCTACACTATCAATAGCCTTTTGCATTATTGATAAAAGTAAAGGTTCATCTTTTCTTATTCCCATACTTAATTCCCACTCAATATCTGCTTTTCCTGCTATTTTAAGCTCATTTGTCTGCTGTGTTTGAAAAGTATAACTTATAGTACCAAAAGAGTCTACATATCCAAATACTTTACCTTTTGCTACTAACTCTAAACCCTCTAAAATATTATCAACATGAACAATATTTAAATTTGTATATTTTTCTCTCAAAATCTTTTCAAAACCATAATCTTTAACTAAAGCAATCTTTTTATTTCCAATTTTATTAAAGCTATCAATAAACGAAACATCAAGTTTTGTTGCTATAACTATTGGTGTTTTTAAATAAGTAGAAGTAAAATTAAAAATATCTTTTCTCTCTTTTGTATTTGTAATTAAAGAGACTAAATCACACTTTTTATTTTTTATTAAATTTAAAGATTCACTCCAAGTTTTAGTCTCTACTAAATTAAATTCTAAATTTAAAAGTGTTGAAAAGATTTTAAAATAATCAGCACTCATTCCCGAATGATTACC
This sequence is a window from Halarcobacter bivalviorum. Protein-coding genes within it:
- a CDS encoding flagellar hook-length control protein FliK, yielding MLVSNNNLLKILLPSNNKVLNDALKQADVKTLSNIKNGEVTVEDILKNLFNQAKVGAKTNSSIETLLKNSTVFKDLGSFTKNVESLLKNPTNNETIQKFKPLLENFLKNLTNLDEKSLKSSLDKSGIFLESKMLAAAESKTSLPKNLENLLNQIKTILKDIELPQAKNISQLIDKILSQNKKGQEANLSENVKDLKNLTQQLDSIGKSLQNKQTATLEQLTSSLKNISNQIQLTQSKIDNSSVNQIETLIHNKTENLAKTKELLLNLKSEILQNNNIPNKQALLTQIDNLLQSKEFTAKTTSTLNNNILPQDKQLSEIVSNLKNVLSSLQNRQIVSVERIENILQTLSSQIQTNQIKSEAQGQIKDLLLNLKNEILLDKNIPNKQTVLTQLDNLLQNKNLDSSSLKPLINNLSSNLDSLIKNLKTTIEQMNLGNTNQNSFEKINKTLVKLEQTIENFAQHLLKNEKPQNSSTTLQNDMKTLLLKMQEELVNNPDSKVAENSKQIDKILTQIEYHQLLSLVSNSNNVYIPFIWDILEDGSISMREGKDEKFYCEINLNLKEFGETRLLLGLYDKNKLDLTVYASKEHFKKAIQENIYKLKRALNSVELIPINIHILNFENEKKEEIKKTDIYTQNSDNIGFGIDIKV
- a CDS encoding EscU/YscU/HrcU family type III secretion system export apparatus switch protein; this translates as MQEREIKKAVALDYEMEIDNAPKIVAKGKGEIANNIIKIAQDNDIPIKKDEDLVELLSAIDIDKEIPPSMYKAVSEIFAFIYDLTTLERKKREQEKVNDTI
- the mrdA gene encoding penicillin-binding protein 2, coding for MIRLKLIFIFILLVIITLLARVYFLSIKSNTYYEELSKRNYIKKVYDVPNRGIIKDRNGKALAMNKLGFSINLRPHLRSYKNKKKLDKLITLINKHFPEYDKEFLYKEYKKSDSPYKHDFVQVVDYIPYDKFFKKYTLFNSLDDIQIKSEVKRVYPYEENASHIIGYVGKASKLDIERNPFSKHSGIIGKIGLEKYYNNKLQGELGFKNIKVNALNKELEVLEEKKPSSDNDLTISIDIELQKYIQDNFPGKGGAVIVMDAQTGELLTAGSFPEFDNNIFVDGISTDEWDKMRNDFNHPFTNKLINGKYPPGSVIKMGVALAFLENGIKPSYTVFDTGAITLGKRNFRCWKTTGHGKVGFIKAIRESCDDFFYKGSLKIGINNISETLAKYGIGVKTGIDLDNEHYGTNPNKEWKQKRHNLPWYVGETVITSIGQGEMLTTPMQIARYTAFLASGKLPTPHFAKDSYVEPVEIPYDKKHLELIRKGMYEVNNHKNGTLYRYSRNSIVTMAGKTGTAQVVAIPQSEKKRMKESELEYYHRSHAWITAYGPYKADKKYVVTVIVEHGGHGGSAAGLLVKNIYKKLYEFGYIKDPN
- the fliP gene encoding flagellar type III secretion system pore protein FliP (The bacterial flagellar biogenesis protein FliP forms a type III secretion system (T3SS)-type pore required for flagellar assembly.), with protein sequence MKLIISLFIFSISLFAQEATPPVINLSIAALEEPAQFVKTINIAIILTLLVLAPTLILMVTSFTRLIIVFSLLRQALGLQQTPPNQIIISLSLILTIFIMEPYFKKSWDDAIKPYMDEKIGYEVAFEKGVKPFKEFMIKNTREKDLALFYRIKKEENPKNIDDVPLTLLMPAFIVSELKTAFEIGFLIFLPFLVIDIIVASILMSLGMMMLPPVMISLPIKIIFFIVIDGWSLIIGNLAQSFK
- a CDS encoding transporter substrate-binding domain-containing protein, yielding MYKLLLVLLISTYLYSNTTFSEEELSYISNKKVIYISNEFDYEPYDFNREGKPSGYSIELLKLIFRDSGLKIEFITKDWDSLLSDVENKKIDLIHTIYKTPQREKSLIFSTGYSKVIQSYIIRKNEKDIDNIKQLFGKKVGISKGWSEESFFNKYPQIEKIYYKNIEEKLSALSLGKIDAIVNSDNVAKYYIKKYGYGTLKVSNPVKEQFGSRLDDHHFASHKDNQILISIINKAYDNTSLEEIEKLHKKWFGSFSINPLIFTNEEHEYILTKKSVNLCIDPNWLPYEKIDKNGNHSGMSADYFKIFSTLLNLEFNLVETKTWSESLNLIKNKKCDLVSLITNTKERKDIFNFTSTYLKTPIVIATKLDVSFIDSFNKIGNKKIALVKDYGFEKILREKYTNLNIVHVDNILEGLELVAKGKVFGYVDSFGTISYTFQTQQTNELKIAGKADIEWELSMGIRKDEPLLLSIMQKAIDSVDSEQKQAILNKWISIKYEKGINYSLLWKIFFIFLLVLLFFIYKQYLMKKAINEFSELIDSTMEAILIFRDYSVITANKSAIDIFKYKSKEEINKAYFFNFISKESKELVGQKLKEKTKEPFEILAKRADGTKFNALIKEVEFKSKKIMILSVIDITHIKQLEAQTKQAQMGEMIENIAHQWRQPLSTISTISSGIGLNISLNVPPSYEEISKDMDKIVETTKYLSNTIETFRNFLREKKELREVILQDRINLVLDIVKDSLRNRHIKLINKIEETPFKVVTIIGELDQVLINIINNAKDALKEQKIENPWIEIELKKEESIFVITIEDNAKGIKEEIMPKIFEPYFTTKHKSQGTGLGLHMSYKIVTESLKGKIYAQNTENGAKFFIELPYSVV